Part of the bacterium genome, TCAACCACTACCCAGACAAAGGAAGGAAGCCTTACTATTTTAGGAAGGCTTGGCATTGGCACAACCACCCCAAATAATGCTATCCAAGTCAAGGATTTGATAAATTTTGATGATAGCCACTACAGCACAAGCCTTGGCTTTGGAGCAGGAATGGTTAATAGTGGTAATTACAATACATTTATTGGCTATCAAGCAGGCTCTTCTAACACCTCAGGCCATCACAACACCGCTAATGGTTATGCTGCCCTTTATTACAACACCGAAGGCTATTGGAACACCGCTAATGGTTATGGTGCCCTTTATTCCAACACTCTAGGCGGTGCCAACACTGCCAATGGTGTGAATGCCCTTTATTCCAACACCACAGGCAATTGGAACACCGCTAATGGTTATTATGCCCTTTTTTCCAACATCACAGGCAATTACAACACCGCTAATGGTTGTGAGGCCCTTCGTTACAACATCTCAGGCGGTGAGAACACCGCTAATGGTATGTATGCCCTTCGTTCCAACACCGCAGGCAATGACAATACCGCTAATGGTTGTAGTGCCCTTTATTCCAACACCGCAGGCAATGACAACACCGCTAATGGTGCTGGTGCCCTTTTTTACAACGACACAGGCAATAACAACACCGCTAATGGTTATCATGCCCTTTCTCACAACACCACAGGATATGACAACACCGCTTTGGGCTATCAAGCAGGTTATTGGAACAGTGAAGGGTCTGGCAATCTCTTTTTAGGCTTTTCCGCAGGCTATAATGAAACAGGCTCAAACAAGCTTTACATAGACAACTCAAACACCTCCTCCCCCCTTATCTATGGCGATTTTGCGAGTGATATAGTAGCAATAAACGGCAATCTTGGGGTTGGAATAACACCGGGAAACTATCGGCTTACCCTTCCCAATACTGCTAATGAGTTAGGTAGGGGCATCGCAAATGCTTGGAATACTTACAGCTCCCGTCGCTGGAAGACAAATATTACCCCGATTGATAATCCCCTATCAAAGGTAGCAAAACTTAGGGGTGTCTATTTTGACTGGAAGGCGGGAGACAAGCACGATATTGGCTTAATTGCCGAAGAGGTGGGCAGTATAATCCCAGAGGTAGTAATCTATGAAGAGAATGGCACAGATGCCTCAGGCCTTGATTATAGCCGTCTGGTTGCCCTTTTAATTGAGGCAATCAAAGAACAGCAAAAGGAACATCAGGAGCAGGTTAACTCTCTTCAAACCCAGATTGACCTTCTAAAGCAGGAAATAGGACAACTTAAGAGAAGGTAGAAGGGTAGGAAGCCTTGACCCTTCACCCTTTAGCCAAGAGTTGAGCCAAATAAATTGACTTCCTAAAGCCTTGATAGGTAAAATATAAAAGGGTATTTGAGTGAAACCGATTAGATTTTCCAACCATACCATGCCATACCATGCAAAATTGCAAATAAATTTAAGAGGGGCAAAAGATGAAGAGGTTATTATAGCTATTAGGGAGGGAAAGTGACAGGTTGCAAAAATGGGTAAGTTTCAAATAATATTTGACAATCCTACCATCTTATCTTATACTTAAACAAAAAGAGGAATAAGGATGGGATTTGTAAAAACATCTATTACTCCTGAGAATATATTTACTCAGGCAAAAAAGAGGTCTAATAACTTTAGCTTGTTTGTAACAAAAGCACTTAGTGAATATATTAGAAAGCAAAGTATTCAAAGGGCTATAGAAAGTTTTGGCACATGGCAAAAAAGGGAAGAGAATAGCATTGATATTGTCAATAAAATAAGGTCTGACGAAGGCAGAGATTATGCATCCGGTAATAATTGATACGGAT contains:
- a CDS encoding tail fiber domain-containing protein, with the protein product KLTGKTPDELTVGTATYASTATYSFNSLNSLNSTNSTYASTATMALDADLLDNKDSSFFIDTSTTTQTKEGSLTILGRLGIGTTTPNNAIQVKDLINFDDSHYSTSLGFGAGMVNSGNYNTFIGYQAGSSNTSGHHNTANGYAALYYNTEGYWNTANGYGALYSNTLGGANTANGVNALYSNTTGNWNTANGYYALFSNITGNYNTANGCEALRYNISGGENTANGMYALRSNTAGNDNTANGCSALYSNTAGNDNTANGAGALFYNDTGNNNTANGYHALSHNTTGYDNTALGYQAGYWNSEGSGNLFLGFSAGYNETGSNKLYIDNSNTSSPLIYGDFASDIVAINGNLGVGITPGNYRLTLPNTANELGRGIANAWNTYSSRRWKTNITPIDNPLSKVAKLRGVYFDWKAGDKHDIGLIAEEVGSIIPEVVIYEENGTDASGLDYSRLVALLIEAIKEQQKEHQEQVNSLQTQIDLLKQEIGQLKRR